GCGGGGGCGCGCGAGCGCATCGCGGACGCGCTCGCCGTCCTCGGGCCCTACGCCGAGGAGCGGGGCGTGCGCCTGGCCATCGAGCCGCTGCACCCGATGTTCGCCTCGGACCGCTGCGTCGTCTCCACCCTGGGCCAGGCTCTCGACCTCGCGGAACGCTTCCCCGCGCACCAGGTCGGCGTGGTCGTGGACACGTACCACGTGTGGTGGGACGACCAGGCGCCCGCGCAGATCGCGAGGGCGGGCCGCGGCGGTCGTCTGCATGCCTTCCAACTCGCCGACTGGATCACGCCGTTGCCCGCGGGCGTGCTGCTGGGGCGGGGGCAAGTGGGGGACGGGTGCATCGACTTCAGGGCCTTCCGGGCGGCCGTGGACGGCGCCGGATACCGCGGCCCGATCGAGGTGGAGATCTTCAACGAGGAGCTGTGGGCGCGGGACGGGCGGGAGGTGTTGAGGGAGACGGCCGATCGGTTCCGCGCGCACGCGTGAGGCACGTTCGTCGTCCCGGTGCCTGCCTACTTCTTGCCGCCCAGGATCTGGCCCAGCAGATCACCGAGGCCGCCGCCGGAGGAGGGCGCGGAGCCGCTCGGGGCGCCGCCGGGTCCCTTGGTCCGCGCCGCCCTCTTGGAGAGCACCGCGAGCACCACGGGGATCAGCATCTCGATCACACGCGTGACCTTCGCCGCCGGAATGCCGGTCTTCTTGGAGACCGCGTTCGCCACCGGCCTGCTCATCTTCGCGAGCATGCCGGCCATCATCCCGCCCCCGGCGAGCCCACCGAGGCCGCCGAGGGTGGCCACACCTTGCAGGGTCGGATCGGCGGGCCCGACCTCGTCGAAGGCCTGCCGCACCTCGTCGGCCTCCGCGGGGTCGGCGGCGCGGCCCTGGATGTCTCCGGAGAGCGCGGACACGGTCGTGCCCACGACGTCCTGCGCGCCGGACGCGTCCGTGTCGAGCAGGCCCGCGATCTCCTGGAGCCGGTCGTCGCCGAGCTCGTCCAGGACGTCCTGCTCGAAGGACCGGGGCTCAGAGGTCTGGGAATCATCGGTCATGCGACAAACGCTACGTCCGCCCCGCTTTGTCAGCACCTGGAGACGGTCTGGCGGCGGTCTGGAGACGGGCAAAAAAAGTTGGCAACACCGTGCAACCCTCCGGGCACGAGGCGTGTCGTATATGGCGTCAGGGCTTATGAGGGGGGAACCAGGATCTGGGGGGATCCGGGGGTATCCGGGGGGATCGCGAGTTCTGACAGGGGAGGGAAAACCCGAAGGGGTCCGGCTGGGAGGCCGGGCCCCTTCGAAGTTCCCCGGGCCGTGCGGTTGTCCACAGGCGCGCCGCGCTGTCGGTGCCGGGCGGTAGCGTCGGATCATGTCGAGTCCAGCTGCGGCGACGGCGGTGCTCGAGGGGGTCCTCGAACGCATCACGTACGCCAACGAAGAGACGGGTTACACGGTCGCGCGCGTCGACACGGGCCGCGGCTCCGGTGACCTGCTCACCGTCGTCGGCGCGCTGCTCGGCGCCCAGGCGGGCGAATCGCTGCGGATGCACGGCCGCTGGGGCTCCCACCCGCAGTACGGCAAGCAGTTCACGGTCGAGAACTACACGACGGTGCTGCCCGCCACCATCCAGGGCATCCGCCGCTATCTCGGCTCCGGCCTCATCAAGGGCATCGGCCCGGTCATGGCCGACCGCATCACCACCCACTTCGGCGTCGACACCCTCGACATCATCGAGACGGCGCCGAAGCGCCTCGTCGAGGTGCCGGGCCTCGGCCCCAAGCGGACGAAGATGATCGCCGCCGCCTGGGAGGAGCAGAAGGCCATCAAGGAAGTCATGGTCTTCCTCCAGGGAGTCGGTGTCTCCACCTCGATCGCCGTGCGCATCTACAAGAAGTACGCGGACGCGTCGATCTCCGTGGTGAAGAACGAGCCCTACCGCCTCGCCGCGGACGTCTGGGGCATCGGTTTCCTCACCGCCGACCGCATCGCGCAGTCCGTGGGCATCCCGCACGACAGCCCGGAGCGCGTCAAGGCCGGTCTCCAGTACGCCCTTTCGCAATCCACCGACCAGGGGAACTGCTACCTCCCCGAGGAGCGCCTCATCGCCGACGCGGTGAAGCTCCTCCAGGTCGACACGGGCCTGGTCATCGACTGCCTGGCCGAGCTCGCCGGGGAGGAGGAGGGCGTCGTCCGCGAGGCGCTGCCCGACCCGGACGGGGGCGACGACATCGCCGCCGTCTACCTCGTGCCGTTCCACCGCGCCGAACTGTCCCTGGCCGGACAGCTGTTGCGGCTCCTCAAGGCCGGCGACGACCGCATGCCCGCCTTCCGGGACGTCGCCTGGGACAAGGCGCTGGCCTGGCTCGCGGCCCGCACGGGCGCCGAGCTCGCGCCCGAGCAGAAGGAGGCGGTCAGGCTCGCCCTGACGCAGAAGGTCGCCGTCCTGACCGGCGGGCCCGGCTGCGGCAAGTCCTTCACGGTCCGCTCGGTCGTCGAGCTGGCCCGCGCGAAGAAGGCGAAGGTCGTCCTCGCCGCCCCGACCGGCCGCGCCGCCAAGCGCCTCGCCGAGCTCACCGGAGCCGAGGCCTCCACCGTGCACCGCCTGCTCGAACTGAAGCCCGGGGGAGACGCGGCGTACGACAAGGAGCGGCCGCTCGACGCCGATCTGGTCGTCGTCGACGAGGCGTCGATGCTCGATCTGCTGCTCGCCAACAAACTGGTGAAGGCCGTCCCGCCCGGCGCCCACCTGCTCTTCGTGGGCGACGTGGACCAGCTGCCCAGCGTCGGCGCGGGAGAAGTGCTGCGCGACATGCTCAGCGACGAGAGCCCGATCCCCGCCGTCCGCCTCACCCGCATCTTCCGGCAGGCCCAGGAGTCGGGTGTCGTCACCAACGCCCACCGCATCAACTCCGGTGTCCCGCCCATCACCCAGGGCATGAAGGACTTCTTCCTCTTCGTCGAGGAGGAGACCGAGGACGCGGGTCGCGTGACGGTGGACGTCGCCGCGCACCGCATCCCCAAGAAGTTCGGCCTGGACCCGCGGCGCGATGTGCAGGTCCTCGCCCCGATGCACCGCGGTCCCGCCGGCGCGGGAAACCTCAACGGCCTCCTCCAGCAGGCCATCACACCCGCCCGGCCCGACCTGCCCGAGAAGCGGTTCGGCGGCCGGGTGTTCCGTGTGGGGGACAAGGTCACTCAAATCCGCAACAACTACGAAAAAGGGCAGAACGGCGTCTTCAACGGCACGGTCGGCGTCGTCACGGCCCTCGACGCCGACGAGCAGCGGCTCACCGTCCGGACGGACGAGGACGAGGAAGTTCCGTACGACTTCGACGAACTGGACGAGCTCGCCCACGCCTATGCGGTGACCATTCACCGCTCCCAGGGCAGTGAATATCCGGCGGTGGTGATCCCGGTCACCACCGGCGCGTGGATGATGCTGCAGCGCAACCTGCTCTACACCGCCGTGACACGCGCCAAGAGGCTGGTCGTTCTGGTCGGTTCGCGCAAGGCTCTGGGGCAGGCAGTGCGCACGGTCTCCGCGGGCAGGCGCTGCACGGCCCTGGACTTCCGGCTTTCCGGGCTTCCCGGGCGCCGCGGAGCAGGCCCTGGACGTTTTGATCGATCAAACGAGTAGGAAACCTCACACAGCACTTCCGGAACCGGGGCGAAGGGGGCAGGATGAGCAGGTTGGCGGCACTGAGTGCCGCCAATAGGCCCAATGGTCGACCCCGAGTGCACTCTCCAGGGCCAAATGGGGGATGGTAGAGACAGTCAGGGCACCTCGAAGAAGAGGCACAACGTCGGTGAGGGATGACGTGAGCGAGAACGCTAACAACGGTGTAGTACTGCGGTACGGCGACGACGAGTACACCTACCCGGTGATCGAGTCGACCGTGGGCGACAAGGGCTTCGACATCGGGAAGCTCCGCGCCCAGACCGGTCTGGTGACCCTGGACAGCGGCTATGGCAACACCGCCGCCTATAAATCCGCCATCACCTATCTCGACGGCGAACAGGGCATCCTCCGGTACCGCGGCTACCCGATCGAGCAGCTGGCCGAGCGCTCCACCTTCACCGAGGTGGCGTACCTCCTGATCAACGGCGAGCTGCCGAAGGTCGACGAGCTGGCCACCTTCAAGAACGAGATCACGCAGCACACCCTGCTGCACGAGGACGTCAAGCGGTTCTACGACGGCTTCCCGCGCGACGCCCACCCGATGGCGATGCTGTCGTCCGTGGTCAGCGCGCTGTCGACGTTCTACCAGGACAGCCACAACCCGTTCGACGAGAAGCAGCGTCACCTCTCGACGATCCGCCTTCTCGCCAAGCTTCCGACGATCGCGGCCTACGCGTACAAGAAGTCGCAGGGCCACCCGGTCGTCTACCCGCGCAACGACCTCGGCTACGTCGAGAACTTCCTGCGCATGACGTTCTCGGTGCCCGCCGCCGAGTACGAGCTGGACCCGGTCGTGGTCAACGCTCTCGACAAGCTCCTGATCCTGCACGCGGACCACGAGCAGAACTGTTCGACGTCCACCGTGCGTCTGGTCGGCTCCTCGCAGGCGAACATGTTCGCCTCGATCTCCGCCGGCATCTCGGCTCTGTGGGGCCCGCTGCACGGCGGCGCCAACCAGTCGGTCCTGGAGATGCTCGAGGGCATCCAGGCCTCCGGCGGCGACGTCGACACCTTCATCCGCAAGGTGAAGAACAAGGAAGACGGCGTGAAGCTCATGGGCTTCGGGCACCGCGTCTACAAGAACTTCGACCCCCGGGCGAAGATCATCAAGGCGGCGGCGCACGACGTCCTCTCGGCGCTCGGCAAGTCCGACGAGCTGCTCGACATCGCGCTGAAGCTGGAAGAGCACGCGCTGGCCGACGACTACTTCGTCGAGCGCAAGCTCTACCCGAACGTCGACTTCTACACGGGCCTCATCTACCGCGCGATGGGCTTCCCGACCGAGATGTTCACGGTCCTGTTCGCCCTCGGCCGGCTGCCGGGCTGGATCGCCCAGTGGCACGAGATGATCAAGGAGCCGGGTTCGCGCATCGGCCGCCCGCGCCAGATCTACACGGGTGAGGTCCTCCGCGACTTCGTCCCCGTCGAGGGTCGCTGACCCTCCGGTCGCACCTCGGCTCTCCGCAGAGCGGAAAGCGCCCCGCCATCGATCCCCCCACGGGTCGACGGTCGGGGCGCTTCCCTTTTTCCCGGTGCGGATTCCCCCCACGGGATCCGGCCGGGCGTCTGTGGCGTGCCCTGCGGTCTGCCGGGACGCGTACGTACGGGAGGGCCGCTCAAAGCTCCCCGGTGCACGTGCCCCGGCAACGCAATATCCAGGAACATCCCCCAAGATGTCCCTCGATGTCAGGAAGACGTCCCCCAAGACATCTTCCTGCATCGCCCCATTAGACTCGCGACCCCCCTCAATGGTTACGTTCCAAACACTGTGATCTGCGTCTCCTGCATATGTCCAGTAGATGCGCAAGATCCCCGATATGTGGATCTCGGGAATCGGGTGAAGGTGCTGAAACGACCTTGTGAAGACGGTATGTGAACGTCCGCGATCGTTATCTGAACGTCCTCAACCGAAGACTGTTGGTGACCACGAAGACCGACGAGAAGGCCATCGCGGCCCCCGCGATCATCGGATTGAGGAGACCGGCGGCGGCGAGCGGCAGTGCGGCGACGTTGTAGCCGAAGGCCCAGAAGAGATTGCCCTTGATGGTGGCGAGGGTCTTCCGGGAGAGCCTGATGGCGTCGGCCGCGACCCGCAAGTCCCCGCGCACCAACGTCAGGTCGCTCGCCTCGATCGCCGAGTCCGTGCCGGTGCCCATCGCGAGGCCCAGATCGGCGGTGGCGAGCGCGGCCGCGTCGTTCACACCGTCCCCGACCATCGCCACGACCTTGCCCTCCCCCTGAAGTCGCCGTACTACATCGACCTTGTCCTGCGGCAGCACCTCCGCGAACACCGCGTCCGGCGCGATCCCCACCGCGTCGGCGACCGTCCGGGCGACGGCCTTGTTGTCGCCCGTGAGCAGCACCGGCGTCAGGCCGAGCGACCGCAGCTCGCCCACCGCCTCCGCACTGGTCTCCTTCACGGCGTCCGCGACGGCCAGGACGCCGCGTGCGGCGCCGTCCCAGGCGACCAGGACGGCCGTGCGCCCGGCGGCCTCCGCGTCGTCCCGCAGCTTGGCCACGGCCTCCAGGCCCGTCACCCCGGCCTCCGCCAGGAGCCGTTCGCGCCCGGCGACCACCTCGTGCCCGTCCACCGTGCCGCGCACCCCGGCCCCGGCGACGTTCTCGAACCGCTCCGGTACCGGCAGCTCGCCGGCGTCGAGGCCGAGGCGCTCGGCGGCGCCCGCCGTGACGGCGCGGGCCACCGGATGCTCGGAGGCGTGCTCCAGGGCGCCCGCGAGGCGGAGCAGCAGCTGCTCCTGGGTGTCCCCGACGACGTGGACGTCCGTCAGCTCCATCCGGCCCGTCGTCACCGTCCCCGTCTTGTCCAGGACGACGGTGTCGACGCGGCGCGTGGACTCCAGGACCTCGGGGCCCTTGATGAGGATGCCGAGTTGGGCACCCCGGCCGGTGCCGACCATGAGGGCGGTCGGTGTGGCGAGGCCGAGCGCGCAGGGGCAGGCGATGATCAGGACGGCGACGGCGGCGGTGAACGCGGCGGTCGCGTCGCCCGTGGCGCCGAGCCAGCCGCCGAGCGTGCCGACGGCGATGAGGAGCACCGTGGGCACGAAGACGCCGGCGATCCGGTCGGCGAGGCGCTGGACCCGCGCCTTGCCGGTCTGTGCGTCCTCCACGAGCCGCGCCATCCGCGCGAGTTGGGTGTCGGAGCCGACGCGGGTCGCCCGGACGACGAGGCGCCCGGAGACGTTCACGGTGCCTCCGGTCACGGCGGCGCCGACGCCCACGTCGACGGGCACGGACTCGCCGGTCAGCATGGAGGCGTCGACGGCTGAGGCGCCCTCGTCGACGGTGCCGTCGGTCGCGACGGTCTCCCCGGGACGTACGACGAACCGGTCCCCGACCGCCAGTTGCCCCACCGGCACGCGCCGCTCCGTGCCGTCCCGCAGGACCGCCACGTCCTTGGCGCCCAGTTCGAGCAGGGCGCGCAGCGCGGAGCCCGCCTTCCGCTTGGAGCGGGCCTCCAGCCAGCGGCCGAGCAGGATGAACGTGACGACGCCCGCGGCGACTTCGAGGTAGACGGTCGAGGCGCCGTCGCCCGGCGAGGCCGTGAAGTCGAAGCCGTGCCGCATCCCGGGCATCCCCGCGTCCCCGACGAACAGCGCCCACAGTGACCAGCCGAACGCGGCGAGCGTGCCGACGGAGACCAGCGTGTCCATCGTCGCGGCCCCGTGCCGCAGGTTGGTGAACGCGGCGCGGTGGAAGGGCAGTCCGCCCCACACGACCACCGGCGCGGCCAGCGTCAGCGAGAGCCACTGCCAGAAGTCGAACTGCAGGGCGGGGACCATCGCGAGCAGCACGACGGGCAGCGACAGGACCGCGGAGACGATCAGGCGCTGCCGCAGGGTGTCGGGCTCGGTGATGTCGGCGGTGGTGGGGGCCGGGCCGCCGTCGGGGGCGGCGTCGAGGGGCTCCGGCGGGGGCGGCACGATCTCCTCGGCCGTGTAGCCGAGCTTCTCGACCAGTGCGATCAGCTGGGCGACCTCGACCGCCGCGCCGTCCTCGGTCTCGCCGAACGAGACCTTCGCCTTCTCCGTGGCGAGATTGACCGTGGCGGTCACGCCCTCCATGCGGTTCAGCTTCTTCTCGATGCGCGACGAGCAGGAGGCGCAGGTCATCCCGCCGACGGCGAGTTCGACTTCGTTCATGACTCTTTCGTACTGCTTCCGGGATCGTGGGACGGCTGCGGGCCCTGTGGTGTCGGTGTCGACACCACAGGGCCCGGGTACCCGGCAGGCCGCCGGTCGTGCGGCGCGGCCCGGCAGGCTCAGGCCTTGACGCCGGCCAGCTCGTAGCCCGCCTCGTCGACGGCGGCGCGCACCGCGGCCTCGTCCAGCGGGGCCTCGGAGTCCACGGTGACCAGGCCCGTGGCGGCGACCGCCTTGACGGAGGTGACGCCCGCGATCTCCGAGATCTCGGCGGACACCGCGCCCTCGCAGTGCCCACAGGTCATGCCCGTCACCTCGTACACGGTGGTGACGGCGCCCTGCGGAGCGGCGGCGTCGTCGGAGTGGCAGGACCCGCTGGGGGAGCAGCAGGACCCGTTCGTCTCGGAAGCGGCCTGCGGGAGCTCGGTGTGGGCGCTCATGTCGTTCTCCTCGGGGGTGTGTACGTATGCGGCGTAGCGTGCTTGAGGGGGCCCGGGAACCCCGGCGACCTCCTGACGCACTCGAGACTATACCCCTAGGGGGTATTTTCTCAACGGAGTGGGGTCGCGTGCGGCGGGGTCGCGTGGTCAGCCCCTGCGTCCCCGGTTGCCGGGCCTGGCCGCCACCCAGGCGCGGACGGTGTCCGCGTACCAGTAGGGCTTGCCGCCCTCGACGTGGTCGGGGTCGGGCAGCAGCCCGTGCTTGCGGTACGAGCGGACCGTGTCGGGCTGCACACGGATGTGCGCGGCGATCTCCTTGTACGACCAGAGCCTGCGGTCGGTCATCGGTGGCACCTCCCTGCGTGCGCCCAGGGCGGCCGGAGAGGCCGACGGGGGAGCTGGGCGCGACGCGCGGCGATCACTCAGCCTGTGCCCGGTGAACGACGCAGAGTGACCGCCGGGAGGCAGCTGTCGCCTCCCTGTGACGCAAGACCCGCGTACGTGAGACATGTGTGACAGGACGGGATTGTTTGTGACAGAAGAGACGCATGCGGGTCTACGCGCCGCAGGACCTCAGGAACGAGCGGGTGCGGCGGGCGATCGGCAGCGGCTTGCCGGGGTCGCACGGGTACATGTCCTGCTCCACGATGGCGAAGAGCTCGACCCCCAGCTTCTGCGCCGCGGCGAGGACGGGCTCCAGGGCGGGCACCCCGGCGGGCGGCTCGCACATCACCCCGCGCGCCACCGCGGGCCCGAACGGCACCTCCTCGGCCCGCACCTCGGCGAGCACCGCCGGGTCGACCTGCTTGAGGTGCAGATAGCCGATCCGCTCGCCGTACGTCTCGATGAGCTTGACGCTGTCGCCCCCGCAGTACGCGTAGTGCCCGGTGTCCAGGCAGAGCGAGACGAGGTCCGCATCGGTGGCGTCGAGGAAACGGGTGACGTTCTCCTCGGTGTCGATGTGCGTGTCCGCGTGCGGGTGGACCACGACCCGCAGGCCGTAGCGCTCGCGGACCTCGTGGGCCAGGCGCTCGGTCTGGGTGGTCAGTTCGCGCCATTGCGCGGGCGTGAGGACGCGGTCCTCCAGGACCTCGCCGCTCTTGTCGTCGCGCCAGAAGGACGGGATGACGACGAGGTGCTCGGCGCCCATGGCCTGCGCGAGCGCCGCGTTGTCCGCCACGTGCGCCCAGGTCCTGTCCCAGACGGCGGGCCCGTGGTGCAGCCCCGTGAAGACCGTGCCCGCGGACACCTTGAGGCCGCGGCGCGCCGTCTCGGCGGTCAGTTCGGCCGGGTCGGTCGGCAGATAGCCGTACGGTCCGAGCTCGATCCACTCGTACCCGGACTCGGCGACCTCGTCGAGGAAGCGCCGCCACGGGACCTGTCGCGGGTCCTCGGGAAACCACACGCCCCACGAGTCGGGCGCCGAACCGATCCGGATGCGAGACAGCGTCGTCATGGCAGCCAGCGTCCAGGCCGCCTCGGAAGAGTGTCAAGCAGTGGTCCGAATGTAAGGACAAAATGTTGACAGGGTTCCGGGAGCGGGATTAGACCTGGGGGCACACGATCGTCGGGTCCGGCGAAGGGACGCACAGGGTGAGTGGTCCGTACGACGTCATCACGATGGGGCGGATCGGGGTGGACCTGTACCCCCTGCAGAGCGGGGTGCCCCTCGCCGAGGTGACCGCGTTCGGGAAGTTCCTCGGCGGATCGGCCGGCAACGTCGCGGTCGCCGCGGCCCGCCTCGGCCGCCGCGTCGCCGTCATCACCCGTACCGGTGAGGACCCCTTCGGGGAGTACCTGCACGG
The window above is part of the Streptomyces venezuelae genome. Proteins encoded here:
- a CDS encoding MerR family transcriptional regulator, which encodes MTDRRLWSYKEIAAHIRVQPDTVRSYRKHGLLPDPDHVEGGKPYWYADTVRAWVAARPGNRGRRG
- a CDS encoding ATP-dependent RecD-like DNA helicase, whose protein sequence is MSSPAAATAVLEGVLERITYANEETGYTVARVDTGRGSGDLLTVVGALLGAQAGESLRMHGRWGSHPQYGKQFTVENYTTVLPATIQGIRRYLGSGLIKGIGPVMADRITTHFGVDTLDIIETAPKRLVEVPGLGPKRTKMIAAAWEEQKAIKEVMVFLQGVGVSTSIAVRIYKKYADASISVVKNEPYRLAADVWGIGFLTADRIAQSVGIPHDSPERVKAGLQYALSQSTDQGNCYLPEERLIADAVKLLQVDTGLVIDCLAELAGEEEGVVREALPDPDGGDDIAAVYLVPFHRAELSLAGQLLRLLKAGDDRMPAFRDVAWDKALAWLAARTGAELAPEQKEAVRLALTQKVAVLTGGPGCGKSFTVRSVVELARAKKAKVVLAAPTGRAAKRLAELTGAEASTVHRLLELKPGGDAAYDKERPLDADLVVVDEASMLDLLLANKLVKAVPPGAHLLFVGDVDQLPSVGAGEVLRDMLSDESPIPAVRLTRIFRQAQESGVVTNAHRINSGVPPITQGMKDFFLFVEEETEDAGRVTVDVAAHRIPKKFGLDPRRDVQVLAPMHRGPAGAGNLNGLLQQAITPARPDLPEKRFGGRVFRVGDKVTQIRNNYEKGQNGVFNGTVGVVTALDADEQRLTVRTDEDEEVPYDFDELDELAHAYAVTIHRSQGSEYPAVVIPVTTGAWMMLQRNLLYTAVTRAKRLVVLVGSRKALGQAVRTVSAGRRCTALDFRLSGLPGRRGAGPGRFDRSNE
- a CDS encoding DUF937 domain-containing protein, with translation MTDDSQTSEPRSFEQDVLDELGDDRLQEIAGLLDTDASGAQDVVGTTVSALSGDIQGRAADPAEADEVRQAFDEVGPADPTLQGVATLGGLGGLAGGGMMAGMLAKMSRPVANAVSKKTGIPAAKVTRVIEMLIPVVLAVLSKRAARTKGPGGAPSGSAPSSGGGLGDLLGQILGGKK
- a CDS encoding sugar phosphate isomerase/epimerase family protein — protein: MTTLSRIRIGSAPDSWGVWFPEDPRQVPWRRFLDEVAESGYEWIELGPYGYLPTDPAELTAETARRGLKVSAGTVFTGLHHGPAVWDRTWAHVADNAALAQAMGAEHLVVIPSFWRDDKSGEVLEDRVLTPAQWRELTTQTERLAHEVRERYGLRVVVHPHADTHIDTEENVTRFLDATDADLVSLCLDTGHYAYCGGDSVKLIETYGERIGYLHLKQVDPAVLAEVRAEEVPFGPAVARGVMCEPPAGVPALEPVLAAAQKLGVELFAIVEQDMYPCDPGKPLPIARRTRSFLRSCGA
- a CDS encoding citrate synthase; translation: MSENANNGVVLRYGDDEYTYPVIESTVGDKGFDIGKLRAQTGLVTLDSGYGNTAAYKSAITYLDGEQGILRYRGYPIEQLAERSTFTEVAYLLINGELPKVDELATFKNEITQHTLLHEDVKRFYDGFPRDAHPMAMLSSVVSALSTFYQDSHNPFDEKQRHLSTIRLLAKLPTIAAYAYKKSQGHPVVYPRNDLGYVENFLRMTFSVPAAEYELDPVVVNALDKLLILHADHEQNCSTSTVRLVGSSQANMFASISAGISALWGPLHGGANQSVLEMLEGIQASGGDVDTFIRKVKNKEDGVKLMGFGHRVYKNFDPRAKIIKAAAHDVLSALGKSDELLDIALKLEEHALADDYFVERKLYPNVDFYTGLIYRAMGFPTEMFTVLFALGRLPGWIAQWHEMIKEPGSRIGRPRQIYTGEVLRDFVPVEGR
- a CDS encoding heavy-metal-associated domain-containing protein; translated protein: MSAHTELPQAASETNGSCCSPSGSCHSDDAAAPQGAVTTVYEVTGMTCGHCEGAVSAEISEIAGVTSVKAVAATGLVTVDSEAPLDEAAVRAAVDEAGYELAGVKA
- a CDS encoding sugar phosphate isomerase/epimerase family protein, which produces MTEQVPSSRLSVNQETIKQWSLPELAEGCAKEGVGAVGLWRAPVQEHGVERTARLMRDTGLTVTSLCRGGFLTDIDEAARARALDDNRAAVDEAAALGTDTLVLVSGGLPAGSKDLAGARERIADALAVLGPYAEERGVRLAIEPLHPMFASDRCVVSTLGQALDLAERFPAHQVGVVVDTYHVWWDDQAPAQIARAGRGGRLHAFQLADWITPLPAGVLLGRGQVGDGCIDFRAFRAAVDGAGYRGPIEVEIFNEELWARDGREVLRETADRFRAHA
- a CDS encoding heavy metal translocating P-type ATPase, with protein sequence MNEVELAVGGMTCASCSSRIEKKLNRMEGVTATVNLATEKAKVSFGETEDGAAVEVAQLIALVEKLGYTAEEIVPPPPEPLDAAPDGGPAPTTADITEPDTLRQRLIVSAVLSLPVVLLAMVPALQFDFWQWLSLTLAAPVVVWGGLPFHRAAFTNLRHGAATMDTLVSVGTLAAFGWSLWALFVGDAGMPGMRHGFDFTASPGDGASTVYLEVAAGVVTFILLGRWLEARSKRKAGSALRALLELGAKDVAVLRDGTERRVPVGQLAVGDRFVVRPGETVATDGTVDEGASAVDASMLTGESVPVDVGVGAAVTGGTVNVSGRLVVRATRVGSDTQLARMARLVEDAQTGKARVQRLADRIAGVFVPTVLLIAVGTLGGWLGATGDATAAFTAAVAVLIIACPCALGLATPTALMVGTGRGAQLGILIKGPEVLESTRRVDTVVLDKTGTVTTGRMELTDVHVVGDTQEQLLLRLAGALEHASEHPVARAVTAGAAERLGLDAGELPVPERFENVAGAGVRGTVDGHEVVAGRERLLAEAGVTGLEAVAKLRDDAEAAGRTAVLVAWDGAARGVLAVADAVKETSAEAVGELRSLGLTPVLLTGDNKAVARTVADAVGIAPDAVFAEVLPQDKVDVVRRLQGEGKVVAMVGDGVNDAAALATADLGLAMGTGTDSAIEASDLTLVRGDLRVAADAIRLSRKTLATIKGNLFWAFGYNVAALPLAAAGLLNPMIAGAAMAFSSVFVVTNSLRLRTFR